The following are encoded in a window of Carya illinoinensis cultivar Pawnee chromosome 15, C.illinoinensisPawnee_v1, whole genome shotgun sequence genomic DNA:
- the LOC122295538 gene encoding mannose-P-dolichol utilization defect 1 protein homolog 2-like, translating into MEFLGIDFGCAVGSLRHGKIPDKDCLLPLISKLLGYCIVAASTTVKLPQILKILKNSSVRGLSLVAFELEVVGYTIALAYCLHKGLPFSAYGELAFLLIQALILVAIIYYYSQPLGTITWIRALLYCAVAPTILAGQIDPVLFEALYASQHAIFLFARIPQIWKNFSNKSTGELSFITCLMNSAGSMVRVFTSIQERAPRSVVWGSVIGIATNVTILSQIIIYRKPHAKVEKKTK; encoded by the exons ATGGAATTTCTAGGGATTGATTTCGGCTGTGCCGTGGGATCTCTCCGCCATGGCAAAATCCCTGACAAAGACTGCTTGCTGCCTCTCATTTCCAAGCTCCTCGGCTATTGCATAGTCGCCGCTTCCACCACCGTCAAACTCCCCCAG AtactaaaaattttgaaaaacagtAGTGTCAGAGGCCTTAGTCTTGTCGCCTTTGAGCTTGAAGTAGTTGGCTACACAATTGCTCTGGCATATTGTCTCCACAAAGGGCTTCCCTTTTCAGCTTATGGAGAGTTGGCATTTCTTTTGATCCAAG CTTTAATTTTAGTTGCCATAATCTACTATTATTCACAACCGTTGGGCACTATAACATGGATCAGGGCATTGCT ATATTGTGCAGTAGCACCAACTATTCTAGCTGGTCAAATTGATCCGGTTCTCTTTGAAGCCCTATAT GCATCTCAGCATGCAATTTTTCTCTTTGCCAGGATCCCACAAATATGGAAGAACTTTTCT AACAAAAGCACAGGGGAGCTCAGCTTCATAACATGTTTGATGAATTCTGCTGGTTCCATGG TGAGAGTTTTTACGAGCATCCAGGAAAGAGCACCAAGAAGTG ttgtttggGGCTCTGTAATTGGTATTGCAACCAATGTTACCATcctgagtcagatcattatatacCGAAAGCCTCATGCCAAGGTAGAGAAGAAAACAAAGTAG